GTTAACCAGGTGGTGGGCAAGACCTTTACTGTTGACGAGCTCCTGCAGAAAGAAGGTTATGACGCCGTCTTTATCGGGACAGGCGCAGGTCTTCCCAATTTTATGAACATTCCTGGAGAAAACCTGACCGGGATTTATTCGGCCAACGAATTCCTGACCAGGACAAACCTGATGAAGGCTTACCTGTTTCCCAAGTACTCCACTCCGATCAAGGTCGGCAGGAGAGTGGCCGTCATCGGGGCTGGCAATGTGGCTATGGATGCCGCGCGCACGGCCTTGCGGCTGGGCGCGGAAGAAAGCAGCATCATTTACCGCCGTTCAGCGGAAGAAATGCCGGCGCGGCACGAAGAGATCGAGCATGCCAAGGAAGAGGGAGTGCGGTTTATGCTTCTGACCAGTCCGGTAGCTTATACGGGCGATGAAAACGGTCATGTTAAAGGCATGACCTGCCAGCGTTTTTCCCTAGGCGAGCCTGATGAATCCGGCCGCCGCCGTCCGGTACCTATTCCCGGTTCGGAATTCGAATTGGAAATCGACACGGTGGTGGTGGCCATCGGGCAGACGCCCAATCCTCTTGTGCCCCGGACGACGGAAGGGCTTGTTATCGGAAAACATGGGAACATAGTGGCTGACGAGGAAAGCGGCGCCACTTCCCGGCCCAATATTTTCGCCGGCGGCGATATTGTTACGGGGGCAGCCACGGTAATACTGGCTATGGGCGCAGGGAAAAGGGCGGCCCGGTCGATTGACGAATACTTGAAGAGGAAATTAAGAAGGGAAGTAAAGGGTTGAAAAAACGCAGGGGGTGATGGCATGTCCTGCCAGATCATCGACGGCAAGGCAGTAGCCCAAAAAATAAGGGAAGAAATAAAAAAGAAGACAGGGGAATTGAAGAAGCGCGGGATTACCCCTGGGCTGGCCGTAGTCCTGGTCGGCGACGATCCGGCTTCTCATATTTATGTGGGACTTAAAGAAAAAGCCTGCCGGGAGGTTGGTTTCTACTCGGAGATCATCAAGCTTCCTGCCGGCGCGGCGGAGGAAGAAGTCCTGAAATTGGTGGAAGAATTGAATAAAAGGCCGGAAATCCACGGCATACTGGTACAGCTCCCGCTGCCGAAGCAGGTTAGAGAAGAAATAATCATTCCGTCTGTTGACCCCGGAAAGGATGTGGACGGCTCTCACCCCTTCAACATGGGGCGTCTCTTTATGGGACGCCCACGGGTTATACCATGTACTCCCTATGGCTGTATGAAACTTATCGAATCGGCCGGCTACGACCTTTCCGGCAAGCATGCTGTAGTTGTTGGCAGGAGCAATATCGTGGGGAAACCTATGGCGGCCTTGCTCCTTTCCAGGAATGCGACAGTCACCATCTGCCATTCGCACACAAGGAATTTGGGAACAATAACCAGAGAAGCCGACGTACTGGTCGCAGCAGCCGGGAAGGCAAACTTTATCCGCGGTGAAATGATAAAACCGGGTGCGCTCGTGCTGGATGTAGGTATAAATAGGTTCCCCGGCGGTAAGGTGGTCGGGGATGTAGACTTTTCTTCGGCCAGCCGTGTAGCGGGAATGCTGACGCCTGTTCCCGGGGGCGTGGGGCCCATGACTGTGGCGATGCTTCTTATGAATACGTTAAAGGCTGTGGAAAACAATTGTGAAGATGTGTGCTGACAGAATACTAAAAGTTAGCGACCTGGCAGCTTTGCTTCAGAAGATGCTGGATGACCGGCCGGAGCTTTCCAACCTCTGGGTCAGGGGCGAAATTTCAAATTTTAAGAAGCACGCGGCGGGGCATCTCTATTTTTCAATAAAGGATGAAAAGGCCGCCGTACGGGCTGTAATGTTCAAAAGCCGGGCCTGGTCTTTGAATTTCCTTCCCAGGGACGGCATGGACTGCCTGGTCAGGGGCTACGTGTCTTTGTATCCCAGGGAAGTCATGGTACAATTTTATGTTGAGGAAATTATCCCGGCAGGGATTGGCCTGCAGCACCTTGCTCTCGAGGAAATAAAGAAAAAGCTGCAGGAAAAGGGCTATTTTGCTCCTGAACGCAAAAGGCCGCTGCCTTTTTTACCCAGGGGACTGGGCGTGGTCACATCTCCCACCGGGGCGGCCATCAGGGATATACATCATGTGGTGCAGCGCCGTTATCCGGGAATGCCGGTAATCCTTTACCCAGCCCTGGTACAAGGAGATAAGGCGGCGCAGGAAGTGGCCGAAGGGCTCAGGATGCTGGGAGCCAGGGAAGACATCGATGTGATAATTGTGGCCAGAGGCGGCGGGTCGATGGAAGACCTGGGCGTTTTTAATACGGAAACGGTGGCGGAGGCGGTCTTCAAATCTCCCAAACCTGTCATTTCGGCGGTCGGCCACGAAATAGACTACACCATCACCGACCTGGTGGCGGATGTTCGGGCGGCTACTCCCACTGCTGCCGGAGAACTCGCGGTTCCAGTAAAGGATGAGCTTTTTAAGGCGCTTGATAAATCCAGGGAAAAGTTATACCATGTTTTACAAAACCGCCTGGAGCGCGAAAGAATGAGGCTGGGCTACCTGGCCGGGTCAGGTGCGTTAAACAGCCCGGCCCGCTGGCTGCGTAACTACCAGGAAGAACTGGCCAAACAGGAAGTCTTGCTGTTTGACCTGCTGGACGGCTATTTGCGGAATAAACGACATGAGCTGCAGGTGGCGAGCGGGAAGCTCCAGTCACTGAGCCCGTTGGACACACTGGCCCGGGGTTTCAGCATCTGCAAGGATAAAAACGGCCGGGTTGTCTTTAGAGCAAGCCAGGTGGAATTGAATGAAACTGTCGGCATCCAGCTTTTTTCCGGCAGGCTGGAATGTGTGGTAACCAAAAAGGAGGACAGCGGCGAATGAGCGAGGAGCGTTCGTTTGAGGAAAACATCAAAAAGCTTGAAGAAATCGTCCGCCGCCTGGAGCGGGGAGACATCAGCCTGGAAGAAGGACTCAGCGCTTTTGAAGAAGGGGTATCCCTGGTTAAGGTTTGTCAAAAGCAGCTGGACCGGGCCTCGGAAAGGATAAAAGTACTGACCCAGGAAGGAATGTTGAAAGGCCTAGCGCAGGATCCCGGGGAGGGGTAATGAATGGACTTGAAAAAATACTTGCTAAAAAAGGCCGGCCAGGTAGACAAGGCCCTGAGCGCGCTGCTGCCGGAAAACAGCGTTTATCCGGAGATAATACATGAAGCCATGCGCTACAGCCTGTTTGCCGGCGGTAAGAGGTTGAGGCCCATTCTTTGCCTGGCCAGCGCCGAAGCGCTGGGAAAAGAGAGCGGCCCTCTTTTGCCTGTGGCTTGCGCCCTGGAAATGGTCCATACCTATTCCTTGATCCATGACGACCTGCCAGCAATGGACGACGACGACTACCGCCGGGGAAAACTTACCAGCCACAAGGTTTTTGGCGAAGGAATAGCCATCCTGGCGGGCGACGCCCTTCTTACC
Above is a genomic segment from Peptococcaceae bacterium containing:
- the gltA gene encoding NADPH-dependent glutamate synthase codes for the protein MPVQDAQARKNNFHEVALGYTPEMAGEEAARCLNCKNPQCVKGCPVEVDIPGFIQALKEGDLKRSARVLKEKNNLPAVCGRVCPQESQCEARCILGIKGEPVAIGRLERFVADWERASGAPQPERPVPKNKKVAVIGSGPAGLTAAGDLAKMGYQVTVFEALHTPGGVLMYGIPEFRLPKEVVRQEIDYIRKLGVDIQVNQVVGKTFTVDELLQKEGYDAVFIGTGAGLPNFMNIPGENLTGIYSANEFLTRTNLMKAYLFPKYSTPIKVGRRVAVIGAGNVAMDAARTALRLGAEESSIIYRRSAEEMPARHEEIEHAKEEGVRFMLLTSPVAYTGDENGHVKGMTCQRFSLGEPDESGRRRPVPIPGSEFELEIDTVVVAIGQTPNPLVPRTTEGLVIGKHGNIVADEESGATSRPNIFAGGDIVTGAATVILAMGAGKRAARSIDEYLKRKLRREVKG
- the folD gene encoding bifunctional methylenetetrahydrofolate dehydrogenase/methenyltetrahydrofolate cyclohydrolase FolD is translated as MSCQIIDGKAVAQKIREEIKKKTGELKKRGITPGLAVVLVGDDPASHIYVGLKEKACREVGFYSEIIKLPAGAAEEEVLKLVEELNKRPEIHGILVQLPLPKQVREEIIIPSVDPGKDVDGSHPFNMGRLFMGRPRVIPCTPYGCMKLIESAGYDLSGKHAVVVGRSNIVGKPMAALLLSRNATVTICHSHTRNLGTITREADVLVAAAGKANFIRGEMIKPGALVLDVGINRFPGGKVVGDVDFSSASRVAGMLTPVPGGVGPMTVAMLLMNTLKAVENNCEDVC
- the xseA gene encoding exodeoxyribonuclease VII large subunit, with translation MCADRILKVSDLAALLQKMLDDRPELSNLWVRGEISNFKKHAAGHLYFSIKDEKAAVRAVMFKSRAWSLNFLPRDGMDCLVRGYVSLYPREVMVQFYVEEIIPAGIGLQHLALEEIKKKLQEKGYFAPERKRPLPFLPRGLGVVTSPTGAAIRDIHHVVQRRYPGMPVILYPALVQGDKAAQEVAEGLRMLGAREDIDVIIVARGGGSMEDLGVFNTETVAEAVFKSPKPVISAVGHEIDYTITDLVADVRAATPTAAGELAVPVKDELFKALDKSREKLYHVLQNRLERERMRLGYLAGSGALNSPARWLRNYQEELAKQEVLLFDLLDGYLRNKRHELQVASGKLQSLSPLDTLARGFSICKDKNGRVVFRASQVELNETVGIQLFSGRLECVVTKKEDSGE
- the xseB gene encoding exodeoxyribonuclease VII small subunit; protein product: MSEERSFEENIKKLEEIVRRLERGDISLEEGLSAFEEGVSLVKVCQKQLDRASERIKVLTQEGMLKGLAQDPGEG